The Vallitalea okinawensis genome window below encodes:
- a CDS encoding THUMP domain-containing class I SAM-dependent RNA methyltransferase: MANIELIATSTFGLEAIVKKEVKDLGFEIKQVEDGKITFLATKKDIPKANLWLRAADRVLIKLAEFKAVTFEELFQGVKAIPWEEWISEDGNFIVNGKSVKSKLYSIRDCQSITEKALVERLKKHYETDWFSKKGPDFQVQVSILKDVVTITLDTSGPGLHKRGYRTQAVAAPLKETLAAALIDISYWNPSRVLLDPFCGSGTLAIEAAMMARNIAPGLTRSFDSEKWPTLNKEYWQEARKEAYAAIDLSKDLKIYASDIDESAIEIAKENAIEAGVDDCIHFDAKGVSEIKVEDNYGVLITNPPYGIRIGEKKELIKIYKDMRRIFRNRKTWSLYVITSDERFEGTFGKKCNKKRKLYNGRLKVEYYQYFGERPSSL; this comes from the coding sequence TTGGCTAATATTGAACTCATCGCCACTTCCACATTTGGTTTAGAAGCCATTGTAAAAAAAGAGGTTAAAGATTTAGGTTTTGAAATAAAACAGGTTGAAGATGGTAAAATAACCTTCTTAGCAACTAAAAAGGATATCCCCAAAGCTAATTTATGGTTAAGAGCCGCTGATCGTGTTCTTATCAAATTAGCTGAATTTAAAGCTGTTACCTTTGAGGAACTTTTCCAAGGCGTTAAGGCTATCCCATGGGAAGAATGGATTTCAGAAGACGGAAATTTTATTGTTAATGGTAAGTCTGTTAAATCCAAATTGTACAGTATTCGTGATTGTCAATCCATCACCGAGAAAGCTCTCGTTGAGCGATTGAAAAAACATTATGAGACAGACTGGTTTAGTAAAAAGGGACCTGATTTTCAAGTACAAGTTTCTATCCTTAAAGATGTTGTTACTATAACGCTAGATACATCGGGTCCAGGGTTACATAAACGTGGCTATCGAACGCAGGCAGTTGCAGCGCCTTTAAAAGAAACCTTAGCTGCTGCATTAATTGATATAAGTTATTGGAATCCTAGTCGTGTGCTACTAGATCCTTTCTGTGGTTCAGGAACTCTAGCAATAGAAGCTGCCATGATGGCGAGAAATATCGCTCCTGGCTTAACAAGAAGTTTTGATTCCGAAAAATGGCCAACCTTAAATAAAGAATACTGGCAAGAAGCTCGTAAAGAAGCTTATGCAGCTATAGATCTTTCCAAAGACTTAAAGATCTACGCCTCTGATATTGATGAATCTGCCATTGAAATAGCAAAAGAAAACGCCATAGAGGCAGGCGTTGATGATTGCATTCACTTTGATGCCAAAGGAGTAAGTGAAATCAAAGTTGAGGATAATTATGGTGTTTTAATTACCAATCCACCGTATGGGATAAGGATAGGTGAGAAAAAAGAATTAATAAAAATCTATAAAGATATGCGAAGAATATTCCGCAATCGTAAAACATGGTCTCTTTATGTGATTACTTCCGACGAGCGTTTTGAAGGAACTTTTGGGAAAAAATGCAACAAAAAAAGGAAGCTATACAATGGTCGCTTAAAAGTTGAGTACTATCAATACTTTGGTGAGCGACCAAGCTCCCTTTAG
- a CDS encoding HD domain-containing phosphohydrolase produces the protein MKKLRNINILLLVSSIILLAVLGSIFIITQENANLFNTPKMTTVSAKEEKSILILHSYDAVYQWTNQLHSGIIEQIETIEQTSNYKITYYVEYFDTKLHYSDEYFAQLYEELLMKYGDMAIDGIILTDDNAYEFITKNRETLFKDEPIVAIGINNLYTVEEIQPLTTVISDKVDYDRAFKEALMVNEDTKNIKVIVDQTTTGIYLKKELEKTLEPYSETYNVEYLDQYSYSDLQRVLYEATPEDLIFYSVFAQDANGKRFNPTYALRDFSEISSVPIFCFFEYEIEDGGFGGYVVSEMTYGKTAVETLEKYWSGIDLPSIIQDKQLFKFSIYDYSKIKRYHITEASLPESAVLVNKPPSFLDQYGLILLFFSIIMALLLMIIAHLMAVNKRQTVIEEKNSEVIDLSNELMDTQKELIYMLGNVIEVRSLATSDHVKRVAELSYLLAIKAGLPENEAENLKIASALHDIGKIGVPEKILMKPGKLTKEEFETIKTHTKLGNDILKSSKRELFEMARIIAYEHHEKWDGSGYPRKLKGESIHIYARIVAIADVFDALSSKRCYKDAWEREHIMEYFNDQKGKQFDPRLIELFFLNQEEFIEVRKKYSHKEQEVV, from the coding sequence ATGAAGAAGCTTAGAAATATAAACATTTTACTACTCGTATCATCTATTATTTTATTAGCTGTTCTAGGATCTATATTCATTATTACTCAGGAGAATGCTAATTTATTTAATACCCCCAAGATGACTACAGTAAGTGCAAAGGAAGAAAAGAGTATTTTAATATTACATTCCTATGATGCAGTTTATCAATGGACCAATCAACTTCATTCAGGGATTATAGAGCAAATTGAAACCATCGAACAAACATCAAATTATAAAATTACATATTATGTTGAATATTTTGATACGAAATTACATTATTCAGATGAATATTTTGCACAGCTTTATGAAGAGCTACTAATGAAATATGGTGATATGGCTATTGATGGTATTATCCTTACAGATGATAATGCTTACGAATTTATAACAAAAAATCGAGAAACATTATTTAAAGATGAACCTATTGTAGCCATTGGTATTAATAATTTATATACAGTAGAAGAGATACAACCTCTTACAACTGTTATATCTGATAAAGTTGATTACGATAGGGCTTTTAAGGAAGCACTTATGGTTAACGAAGATACCAAAAATATTAAAGTTATCGTAGACCAAACAACAACTGGTATTTATTTAAAAAAAGAATTAGAAAAAACATTAGAACCTTATAGTGAAACATATAATGTTGAGTATCTGGATCAATATTCGTATTCAGATTTACAGAGAGTTTTGTATGAGGCAACACCAGAAGATTTGATATTTTATAGTGTTTTTGCTCAGGATGCTAATGGTAAACGATTTAATCCAACCTATGCTTTACGAGATTTTTCTGAGATATCATCGGTTCCTATTTTTTGTTTTTTTGAATATGAAATAGAAGATGGTGGTTTTGGTGGCTACGTAGTTTCCGAAATGACATATGGAAAAACAGCAGTGGAAACCTTAGAAAAGTATTGGAGTGGTATTGACTTACCCTCTATTATACAAGACAAGCAATTATTTAAGTTCTCAATTTATGATTATTCAAAAATAAAAAGATACCATATTACTGAAGCTTCATTACCTGAAAGTGCAGTGTTAGTAAATAAACCACCAAGCTTTCTAGATCAATATGGATTAATACTTCTTTTTTTCTCAATCATAATGGCTTTATTGTTAATGATTATTGCTCATTTAATGGCAGTCAACAAACGACAAACAGTCATTGAAGAGAAGAATAGCGAAGTCATTGATTTATCTAATGAATTAATGGATACGCAAAAGGAACTTATTTATATGTTAGGTAATGTAATAGAAGTTAGAAGTCTAGCAACTTCTGATCATGTAAAACGTGTAGCCGAGTTATCCTATTTATTAGCGATTAAAGCGGGCCTACCAGAAAATGAAGCTGAAAACTTAAAAATAGCTTCGGCTTTACATGATATAGGAAAGATTGGTGTACCTGAGAAAATTCTTATGAAACCAGGGAAATTGACAAAAGAAGAATTTGAAACTATTAAAACCCACACTAAGCTAGGTAATGACATCTTAAAAAGTTCTAAACGTGAACTCTTTGAGATGGCTCGTATTATTGCTTATGAACATCATGAAAAATGGGATGGATCTGGTTATCCAAGAAAATTAAAGGGTGAATCCATACATATCTATGCACGAATAGTAGCTATAGCTGATGTGTTTGACGCGTTAAGTAGCAAACGTTGCTATAAAGATGCGTGGGAGAGAGAACATATTATGGAATATTTTAATGATCAAAAGGGTAAGCAATTCGACCCAAGGTTAATAGAACTCTTCTTCTTAAATCAAGAAGAATTTATTGAGGTACGAAAAAAGTACAGCCATAAAGAGCAAGAAGTCGTTTAG
- a CDS encoding ferritin family protein gives MDKLDCLERALLNTQEAVRDYEMYSKGIQDEEVCTCFKQLAEDEGHHAQQLSELIKKYKGHDFDNSFRD, from the coding sequence ATGGATAAACTAGATTGCTTAGAAAGAGCGTTATTAAATACTCAGGAAGCAGTAAGAGACTATGAAATGTATTCCAAAGGTATTCAAGACGAAGAAGTGTGTACCTGTTTTAAACAATTAGCAGAAGATGAAGGCCATCATGCTCAACAATTATCTGAACTAATTAAGAAATATAAAGGACATGACTTCGATAATTCTTTTAGAGATTAA
- a CDS encoding beta-N-acetylhexosaminidase yields MYLLPKPKTLVKHTGCFAIDDQIKIISKRENAMLFNSKQLQKGIQKYLGLHCQLDCFSHSKRCIELILSEDLSDIEGYHLIITEENIKILGRESRGVFYGIQTLLQLVKQYGRRIPCLEIEDEPSLPHRGFYHDVTRGKIPTLDTMKHLVDICSMYKINQLQLYIEHTFAFEGQSEVWNVTDPLTAEEIMELDRYCQERYIELVPSIATFGHLYEALKSYSFNELCELDDSLDTNYSWHDRMAHHTLDVSNPKSIDFVKNMIDEFIPLFTSNQFNICADETFDLGRGKNKVKAEEVGKTRLYVDFLKQIIDIVKGHNKKVMFWGDIILNEPAFIEELPKDIICLNWDYNPKVKEDKFAEIAKSGLQQYVCPGVMGWNKLMNHHQNAYENIRRLSQYAAKYNAVGLLNTDWGDYGHINLLANSTPGLIYGAIMSWNTDEDRDFEKCNEAISVVHYGDTTGKLVNRIAEVSNNHLMDLTPIGRYFHNGHVEKLKDLKVEEQSVFKANNELIEIKEQLLDYLGCLKVEHRQDLEEFLISLEGVYLFNALYLVCKKNILNQSCQLLLNPETIAEGIEKWLVKYKRIWRQRNKESELYRIREIFITVNKWLRSI; encoded by the coding sequence ATGTACTTATTACCAAAACCTAAAACATTGGTCAAACATACTGGATGTTTTGCCATTGATGACCAGATAAAGATTATTTCTAAAAGAGAAAATGCCATGTTATTCAATAGTAAGCAGCTTCAAAAAGGCATTCAAAAGTATTTAGGATTACATTGCCAATTAGATTGCTTCTCACATAGTAAGAGATGCATTGAGCTGATATTATCAGAGGACTTGAGCGATATTGAGGGTTATCACTTAATTATAACAGAGGAAAATATTAAAATTCTTGGTAGAGAATCCAGGGGTGTCTTTTATGGTATCCAAACGCTTTTACAACTAGTCAAGCAATATGGTAGACGCATTCCTTGCTTAGAAATTGAAGATGAACCATCACTACCTCATAGGGGATTTTATCATGATGTAACAAGAGGGAAAATTCCAACACTTGATACGATGAAACATTTAGTTGATATCTGTTCCATGTATAAAATCAATCAACTTCAACTTTATATTGAGCATACATTTGCATTTGAAGGTCAAAGCGAAGTTTGGAATGTTACAGACCCTTTAACTGCCGAAGAAATCATGGAACTGGATCGCTATTGCCAAGAAAGATACATTGAGTTAGTTCCTTCGATAGCTACATTTGGGCATCTTTATGAAGCCTTAAAAAGCTATAGTTTTAATGAATTATGTGAATTAGATGACTCGTTAGATACAAACTATTCTTGGCATGATCGAATGGCGCATCATACTTTAGATGTATCTAATCCAAAGAGTATAGATTTTGTGAAAAATATGATAGATGAATTTATACCTCTATTTACATCCAACCAATTTAATATTTGTGCAGATGAAACATTTGACTTAGGTCGTGGTAAGAATAAGGTTAAAGCTGAAGAAGTTGGCAAAACCCGACTGTATGTAGACTTTTTGAAGCAAATCATAGATATTGTAAAAGGGCATAATAAAAAGGTGATGTTTTGGGGAGATATTATTTTAAATGAACCTGCTTTCATAGAAGAATTACCTAAGGACATCATTTGCTTAAACTGGGATTACAATCCGAAGGTCAAAGAAGATAAATTTGCTGAAATTGCTAAGAGTGGCTTACAGCAATATGTATGCCCAGGTGTAATGGGATGGAATAAGTTAATGAATCACCATCAAAATGCCTATGAGAATATTAGACGATTAAGTCAATACGCTGCTAAATATAATGCTGTTGGATTACTAAATACAGATTGGGGCGATTATGGACACATTAATCTTTTGGCTAATTCTACGCCAGGTCTCATATATGGGGCAATCATGTCATGGAACACAGATGAGGATAGAGATTTTGAAAAATGTAATGAGGCAATAAGTGTAGTTCACTATGGTGATACGACTGGTAAATTGGTCAATAGGATAGCTGAAGTGTCGAATAATCATTTAATGGATCTTACACCTATTGGCAGATATTTTCATAATGGTCATGTAGAAAAACTTAAGGACTTGAAGGTAGAAGAGCAATCTGTCTTTAAAGCCAACAATGAGCTAATAGAAATAAAAGAGCAGCTTTTAGATTATTTGGGTTGTCTAAAAGTAGAGCATCGTCAAGATTTGGAGGAGTTCCTGATTTCTTTAGAAGGTGTTTATCTGTTCAATGCACTCTATCTTGTATGCAAGAAAAATATACTCAATCAATCGTGTCAACTTCTACTAAATCCAGAGACAATTGCTGAGGGGATAGAAAAATGGTTGGTTAAGTATAAGAGGATATGGCGACAACGCAATAAAGAAAGTGAATTATATCGGATCAGAGAAATTTTTATAACGGTTAATAAATGGCTAAGAAGTATATAA